The Phacochoerus africanus isolate WHEZ1 chromosome 9, ROS_Pafr_v1, whole genome shotgun sequence genomic sequence ctatggcacagtgggataggcagcatctctgtggcaccaggacacaggttcagtccccggcccaggttaaaggatctgtggtgtggatctgatccctggcctgggaactccatatgccatggggcagccaaaaaaggaagaaaaaaaaaaaaaaaagtaggaaacaaTCTTCACCATCCTCCTCTGTCACAAAGTATTTGATTGAGCAGGTTTTATCCTACAGAATCCAATACTCAAGTCTCTGTGCTGCTGAAGGGGGCCTGGCCTTTGCCCAGTTCTACTCCTGTCTTTGCTACTACCTAGCTGTGTGCTCCCTAGCAATACTTCTGTAGGCATCAATTTTCCCACCTGTGAACTGGAGTCCCAAGAGAGTGGAGAGAGGCTTCAACTTTTGTAAGGGCTTTCCTTTctaggattcttttttctttttctttttttaacgtAAAGGGAGAAACTTTTCCTAAGGGAGCTCACCATCCTCTGTCCTCGCCCTTCTGCACTTGTGTCTGAGATGCTCATTTAGGCAGCCTTTCAAAGAGCTCTCCTTGAGCTTGGTAACAAATTCTCAACAATGTATTCACCACACAGAAGAGCGGTTCTTGGTAACTTAGAAAAACCATGTTCCTCTTTGACAAGCATAAAGTCTTGTCACTCCCCCAGGACGTCCCAAATCAGAATTATCTTCTGCTTATCCCCCAAAGCCAAGAAGATCCTGTCTAGTTTTACTTTCCATAGACGGtagtttaatttccaaaacaaacGACAGggtttctccccccccccccgcccccgccccgtccccacTGCAAAGATAAAGTTCAATACATTTAACGACACCCCAATaaagttaaagggaaaaaaaaaaaactcaatacgTGGTCGGCTCAGACACACCCCCACCGTGACACCTCCCCCAACTCCGTCCAGAGGCGTTCCCTCTGAAGTAGAATTAGCCTGATTAGTGCTCACCCGCGTAAGACCAGTCTGGGAGCTCCGTAAGAGGTCCGTAGCCAGAGGGGTTGGCAGCAAAGCCCTGCCTGGGTGGAGAAAAACAGCCCGGTGAGGACTAAGTTCAGCTTCTGGTCCACCCCAGAGCCCCCCAGACCGGCACTCACTGGAGTCGCCACTGGCTGCCCGCCTGAGCCGCCGTTCCGCAGTGCAGCCTCCGGACACCTGCTGGGAACAGAGGACAGAGTTGGAAGAGCGACTGTGCGGCCAACTCAGGGGTCCCGTCCCATCCCTGCAAGCTCCCGAGCCACCTACCCTTTACCCACTTACTAGATAGCAATATACCCCAAGCAGCCATGCTGAGGCGCGGAGCCGGAAGTGGGCGTGGCCTCGATGGCCACGCGCGACGCTGCGGGGGGAAGCCGGAAGCAGCCATC encodes the following:
- the MRPL52 gene encoding 39S ribosomal protein L52, mitochondrial isoform X4 yields the protein MAASGFPPQRRAWPSRPRPLPAPRLSMAAWGILLSTGVRRLHCGTAAQAGSQWRLQQGFAANPSGYGPLTELPDWSYAETSCTAVTGNGCWVTGMAAQAAGEVAGRRRQAEECS
- the MRPL52 gene encoding 39S ribosomal protein L52, mitochondrial isoform X1, which produces MAASGFPPQRRAWPSRPRPLPAPRLSMAAWGILLSTGVRRLHCGTAAQAGSQWRLQQGFAANPSGYGPLTELPDWSYADGRPAPPMKGQLRRKAQREKFARRVVLLSQEMDAGLQAWQLRQQEKLQEEEGKQKNALKSKGALLQNPQPSQ